From Erigeron canadensis isolate Cc75 chromosome 8, C_canadensis_v1, whole genome shotgun sequence, one genomic window encodes:
- the LOC122611248 gene encoding metal-nicotianamine transporter YSL1-like isoform X1 — protein sequence MLKDLYMMSLETKQNGEIEKEKREDHMELERKEDGADHHLDGSRRLQPWTQQITIRGIVASLIIGSIYSIIAMKLNLTTGMTPNMNVSAALLAFVFMRTWTKMLQKSGITSVPFTRHENTMIQTCSVACYSIAIGGGYGSYLLGLNKKTYELSGGASSPGTYKEPGVGWMMGYSFLVCFIGLFVLIPLRKVLIVDYKLVFPSGMATAVLINGFHSQGDDMAKQQVRGFAKYFSASFLWGLFQWFFTGKEEECGFVQFPTFGLQAWKNTFYFDFSMTYVGTGMICPHIVNLSLMFGAIVSWGIMWPLIGKNKGDWYPDGLPESSMKSLNGYKAFISIALILGDGLYNFTKILYITSMSVHGRFKTKNLNPVVQKKVNEEEQKQNEVFLRETIPMSIGGIGYIVFAIIAVIAIPHMFPEVRWYYVIIAYIFAPSLAFCNAYGAGLTDINMAYNYGKIGLFMMAAMAGKEDGVVAGMVGCGLVKSVVSVSCILMHDLKTGQLTLTSPRTMLLSQAIGTAIGCMVSPLSFFLFYKAFDIGNPDGEYKAPYALIYRNLAILGVQGFSALPKHCIQLCYGFFAFAVAINMIKDVVPKKIGKWMPLPICMAVPFLVGGYFAIDMCIGSLIVFVWHKLNDKEADSMVPAVASGLICGEGMWSLPASVLALAKIRPPICMKFLAS from the exons ATGTTAAAG GATCTATATATGATGAGCTTAGAAACGAAGCAGAATGGTGAGAttgaaaaagagaaaagagaagATCATATGGAGCTAGAAAGAAAGGAGGATGGTGCAGATCATCATTTGGATGGCTCAAGGAGGCTGCAGCCATGGACACAGCAGATAACGATTCGTGGAATTGTGGCAAGCCTTATTATAGGGAGCATTTATAGTATTATAGCCATGAAACTCAATCTTACAACTGGTATGACACCTAATATGAACGTCTCGGCTGCACTTCTTGCTTTTGTGTTTATGAGAACATGgacaaagatgctccaaaaatCCGGGATAACCTCTGTTCCGTTCACTAGGCACGAGAATACGATGATTCAGACGTGTTCTGTTGCCTGTTACAGCATTGCCATTGGAG GTGGATATGGTTCTTATTTGTTGGGTTTGAACAAGAAAACATATGAGTTGTCCGGAGGAGCAAGTTCTCCAGGGACTTACAAAGAACCTGGTGTTGGTTGGATGATGGGCTATTCTTTCTTGGTCTGCTTTATCGGTCTTTTTGTATTGATCCCACTCCGAAAG GTTTTGATTGTTGACTATAAGTTAGTATTTCCGAGTGGGATGGCAACCGCAGTTCTTATTAATGGGTTTCACAGTCAGGGAGACGATATGGCAAA GCAACAAGTGAGGGGATTTGCTAAGTACTTTTCAGCAAGTTTTCTATGGGGATTGTTCCAGTGGTTCTTTACAGGAAAGGAAGAAGAATGTGGATTTGTTCAGTTTCCTACCTTCGGATTGCAAGCTTGGAAAAACAC GTTTTACTTTGACTTTAGCATGACTTATGTGGGAACTGGGATGATCTGCCCTCACATTGTGAACTTGTCATTGATGTTTGGAGCCATCGTCTCATGGGGCATAATGTGGCCATTGATAGGAAAGAACAAAGGAGACTGGTATCCTGATGGTTTACCTGAGAGCAGCATGAAAAGCCTCAATGGTTACAAG GCCTTTATATCTATTGCTCTAATTCTAGGTGACGGGCTATATAACTTCACCAAGATACTATATATAACATCTATGAGTGTACATGGAAGATTTAAGACCAAGAACCTGAATCCAG TTGTCCAGAAGAAGGTTAATGAAGAGGAGCAAAAACAGAATGAGGTCTTCCTCAGAGAAACTATACCCATGTCTATCGGAGGAATTGGATACATCGTATTTGCAATAATTGCTGTAATCGCAATACCTCACATGTTTCCTGAGGTTAGATGGTACTATGTGATCATAGCCTACATTTTTGCTCCATCTTTGGCCTTCTGCAATGCATATGGAGCTGGTCTTACTGATATTAACATGGCATACAACTATGGAAAAATCGGGCTTTTCATGATGGCGGCAATGGCAGGAAAAGAGGATGGAGTGGTGGCAGGAATGGTGGGTTGTGGGCTCGTGAAGTCCGTCGTCTCAGTTTCTTGCATACTGATGCATGACCTGAAAACGGGTCAACTCACTCTGACTTCTCCTAGAACTATGCTTCTTAGTCAAGCCATAGGTACAGCCATAGGATGCATGGTGTCTCCTTTGAGCTTCTTTCTATTTTACAAAGCATTTGATATTGGAAACCCTGACGGTGAATACAAGGCTCCATACGCGTTAATTTACAGAAACTTGGCAATTCTTGGAGTTCAGGGGTTTTCTGCTTTGCCTAAGCATTGTATACAGTTGTGTTATGGTTTCTTTGCATTTGCTGTGGCAATCAACATGATTAAAGATGTGGTACCAAAAAAGATAGGCAAGTGGATGCCATTGCCAATATGTATGGCAGTACCCTTTTTGGTTGGTGGATATTTTGCTATTGATATGTGTATCGGGAGTTTGATTGTGTTTGTTTGGCACAAGCTTAATGATAAGGAGGCTGATTCAATGGTTCCTGCAGTTGCTTCAGGTTTGATCTGTGGTGAAGGTATGTGGAGCTTACCGGCCTCAGTTCTCGCTTTGGCAAAAATACGCCCCCCAATTTGTATGAAGTTTTTAGCTTCTTAG
- the LOC122611014 gene encoding protein HLB1-like, which produces MSTNNEHSQSQNVNSESKSQASSPHNINVPLNNNNINNNVVDLGRKEQSPKQPTTVNVKDLLTGGGHHNLKSPNSDHFPSSSVLSTPPSSHRSQESKLYKEQNAVVMALIDKISTSDEEGRSKQRMLKHAAKKYASAIESNPNDYDALYNWALVLQESADNVNADTNSSSKDALLEEACNKYDEATQLNPSLHDAYYNWAIAISDRAKLHGRTKEAEELWKHATKNYEKAIQLNWKSPQVLNNWGLALQELSAIAPAREKQSIVKSAISKFRAAIQLQFDFHRAIYNLGTVLYGLAEDTSRTGVLVLGNEASSNELYSQAAIYIAAAHALKPSYSVYSSALKLVRSMLPLPYIKVGYLMAPPVGNPVAPHSDWKRFQFVLNHEGLQQIHNDEQKHISRDDKINDIPAIKVEIPDVVSVTVCSDLTLPPGPSICIDTIHGPTYLIADSWEYLEAWIDAIRLVYTIFARGKIDVLAGIITG; this is translated from the exons ATGTCTACCAACAACGAGCATTCACAATCACAGAATGTCAATTCAGAATCCAAATCCCAGGCGTCATCACCTCATAATATCAATGTTCCGTTAAATAATAACAACATAAACAACAATGTTGTTGATTTGGGTCGAAAAGAACAATCTCCAAAACAGCCAACAACTGTTAatgtcaaagatttattaaCAGGAGGTGGTCATCATAATCTAAAATCACCCAATTCTGATCATTTTCCGTCTTCATCTGTTCTTTCTACCCCTCCGTCTTCTCATCGTAG TCAAGAAAGCAAACTATATAAAGAACAGAACGCCGTTGTCATGGCATTGATCGATAAGATATCTACTTCTGATGAAGAAGGACGTTCAAAGCAACGAATGCTTAAGCATGCTGCCAAGAA GTACGCCAGTGCGATTGAGAGCAATCCAAATGATTATGATGCGCTTTATAATTGGGCACTAGTTCTGCAG GAAAGTGCGGATAATGTGAATGCAGATACTAATTCGTCTTCCAAAGATGCTTTACTTGAAGAAGCTTGCAATAAGTATGATGAAGCTACCCAACTAAACCCTTCGCTACATGAT GCTTATTATAACTGGGCTATTGCCATATCTGACCGAGCCAAACTCCATGGCCGTACAAAGGAAGCTGAAGAATTATGGAAGCACGCAACAAAGAATTATGAAAAAGCCATTCAACTTAATTGGaaaagtccccaa GTTCTAAACAACTGGGGGCTTGCTTTACAG GAACTGAGTGCAATTGCTCCTGCACGAGAAAAACAGTCAATAGTAAAATCTGCAATCAGTAAGTTTCGTGCGGCAATACAGTTGCAGTTTGATTTCCATAGAGCAATTTACAACCTCGGCACTGTTCTG TACGGATTAGCAGAAGACACATCAAGAACTGGAGTACTAGTTCTTGGAAACGAGGCTTCCTCCAATGAATTATACAGTCAAGCTGCTATCTATATCGCTGCTGCTCATGCATTGAAACCAAGTTACTCG GTTTACAGCAGTGCCTTAAAGCTCGTCCGCTCCATG CTTCCTTTACCTTATATAAAGGTTGGATATCTGATGGCACCGCCAGTGGGAAATCCAGTTGCTCCTCATAGTGACTGGAAACGCTTTCAGTTTGTTTTGAACCACGAAGGACTTCAACAG ATCCACAATGATGAGCAAAAACACATATCCAGAGACGATAAAATTAATGACATACCAGCAATCAAAGTTGAAATTCCAGATGTTGTCTCAGTAACAGTCTGCTCAGATCTAACTTTACCGCCTGGTCCTTCCATTTGTATTGATACAATTCATGGACCGACCTATTTG ATTGCAGATTCATGGGAATATTTGGAGGCATGGATTGATGCTATACGGCTAGTTTACACGATATTTGCAAGGGGTAAGATTGATGTTCTGGCTGGCATAATAACTGGATAG
- the LOC122611248 gene encoding metal-nicotianamine transporter YSL1-like isoform X2, with translation MMSLETKQNGEIEKEKREDHMELERKEDGADHHLDGSRRLQPWTQQITIRGIVASLIIGSIYSIIAMKLNLTTGMTPNMNVSAALLAFVFMRTWTKMLQKSGITSVPFTRHENTMIQTCSVACYSIAIGGGYGSYLLGLNKKTYELSGGASSPGTYKEPGVGWMMGYSFLVCFIGLFVLIPLRKVLIVDYKLVFPSGMATAVLINGFHSQGDDMAKQQVRGFAKYFSASFLWGLFQWFFTGKEEECGFVQFPTFGLQAWKNTFYFDFSMTYVGTGMICPHIVNLSLMFGAIVSWGIMWPLIGKNKGDWYPDGLPESSMKSLNGYKAFISIALILGDGLYNFTKILYITSMSVHGRFKTKNLNPVVQKKVNEEEQKQNEVFLRETIPMSIGGIGYIVFAIIAVIAIPHMFPEVRWYYVIIAYIFAPSLAFCNAYGAGLTDINMAYNYGKIGLFMMAAMAGKEDGVVAGMVGCGLVKSVVSVSCILMHDLKTGQLTLTSPRTMLLSQAIGTAIGCMVSPLSFFLFYKAFDIGNPDGEYKAPYALIYRNLAILGVQGFSALPKHCIQLCYGFFAFAVAINMIKDVVPKKIGKWMPLPICMAVPFLVGGYFAIDMCIGSLIVFVWHKLNDKEADSMVPAVASGLICGEGMWSLPASVLALAKIRPPICMKFLAS, from the exons ATGATGAGCTTAGAAACGAAGCAGAATGGTGAGAttgaaaaagagaaaagagaagATCATATGGAGCTAGAAAGAAAGGAGGATGGTGCAGATCATCATTTGGATGGCTCAAGGAGGCTGCAGCCATGGACACAGCAGATAACGATTCGTGGAATTGTGGCAAGCCTTATTATAGGGAGCATTTATAGTATTATAGCCATGAAACTCAATCTTACAACTGGTATGACACCTAATATGAACGTCTCGGCTGCACTTCTTGCTTTTGTGTTTATGAGAACATGgacaaagatgctccaaaaatCCGGGATAACCTCTGTTCCGTTCACTAGGCACGAGAATACGATGATTCAGACGTGTTCTGTTGCCTGTTACAGCATTGCCATTGGAG GTGGATATGGTTCTTATTTGTTGGGTTTGAACAAGAAAACATATGAGTTGTCCGGAGGAGCAAGTTCTCCAGGGACTTACAAAGAACCTGGTGTTGGTTGGATGATGGGCTATTCTTTCTTGGTCTGCTTTATCGGTCTTTTTGTATTGATCCCACTCCGAAAG GTTTTGATTGTTGACTATAAGTTAGTATTTCCGAGTGGGATGGCAACCGCAGTTCTTATTAATGGGTTTCACAGTCAGGGAGACGATATGGCAAA GCAACAAGTGAGGGGATTTGCTAAGTACTTTTCAGCAAGTTTTCTATGGGGATTGTTCCAGTGGTTCTTTACAGGAAAGGAAGAAGAATGTGGATTTGTTCAGTTTCCTACCTTCGGATTGCAAGCTTGGAAAAACAC GTTTTACTTTGACTTTAGCATGACTTATGTGGGAACTGGGATGATCTGCCCTCACATTGTGAACTTGTCATTGATGTTTGGAGCCATCGTCTCATGGGGCATAATGTGGCCATTGATAGGAAAGAACAAAGGAGACTGGTATCCTGATGGTTTACCTGAGAGCAGCATGAAAAGCCTCAATGGTTACAAG GCCTTTATATCTATTGCTCTAATTCTAGGTGACGGGCTATATAACTTCACCAAGATACTATATATAACATCTATGAGTGTACATGGAAGATTTAAGACCAAGAACCTGAATCCAG TTGTCCAGAAGAAGGTTAATGAAGAGGAGCAAAAACAGAATGAGGTCTTCCTCAGAGAAACTATACCCATGTCTATCGGAGGAATTGGATACATCGTATTTGCAATAATTGCTGTAATCGCAATACCTCACATGTTTCCTGAGGTTAGATGGTACTATGTGATCATAGCCTACATTTTTGCTCCATCTTTGGCCTTCTGCAATGCATATGGAGCTGGTCTTACTGATATTAACATGGCATACAACTATGGAAAAATCGGGCTTTTCATGATGGCGGCAATGGCAGGAAAAGAGGATGGAGTGGTGGCAGGAATGGTGGGTTGTGGGCTCGTGAAGTCCGTCGTCTCAGTTTCTTGCATACTGATGCATGACCTGAAAACGGGTCAACTCACTCTGACTTCTCCTAGAACTATGCTTCTTAGTCAAGCCATAGGTACAGCCATAGGATGCATGGTGTCTCCTTTGAGCTTCTTTCTATTTTACAAAGCATTTGATATTGGAAACCCTGACGGTGAATACAAGGCTCCATACGCGTTAATTTACAGAAACTTGGCAATTCTTGGAGTTCAGGGGTTTTCTGCTTTGCCTAAGCATTGTATACAGTTGTGTTATGGTTTCTTTGCATTTGCTGTGGCAATCAACATGATTAAAGATGTGGTACCAAAAAAGATAGGCAAGTGGATGCCATTGCCAATATGTATGGCAGTACCCTTTTTGGTTGGTGGATATTTTGCTATTGATATGTGTATCGGGAGTTTGATTGTGTTTGTTTGGCACAAGCTTAATGATAAGGAGGCTGATTCAATGGTTCCTGCAGTTGCTTCAGGTTTGATCTGTGGTGAAGGTATGTGGAGCTTACCGGCCTCAGTTCTCGCTTTGGCAAAAATACGCCCCCCAATTTGTATGAAGTTTTTAGCTTCTTAG